Part of the Paracoccus sp. MC1862 genome, AACCGATGGCGGGGTCCACCGGCGTCCTGCTGCCGCCTAGGGGCTACCTGGAACGCCTGCGCGAAATCACCCGAAAGCACGGCATCCTGCTGATCTTCGACGAGGTCATCACCGGCTTCGGCCGCCTGGGTTCCCCCTTCGCGGCGCAGCATTTCGGGGTGGTGCCGGACATGATCACCTGCGCCAAGGGGCTGACGAACGGCGTGATCCCGATGGGGGCGGTGCTGACCTCGGGGTCGATCCACGACGCCTTCATGCAGGGGCCGGAGCATGTGATCGAACTGTTTCACGGCTACACCTATTCCGGCAACCCCATCGCCTCGGCGGCAGCCATTGCGACGCTGGAAACCTATGCGGAAGACGGGCTGCTGACGCGGGCCGCGTCACTGGAGGCGTATTGGGAGCAGGCGCTGCACGGGCTGGCCGACCACCCCCATGTCGTGGACATCCGCAACATGGGCCTGATCGGCGCCGTCGAGCTTGCGCCCGTCGAGGGCCAGCCCGGCAAGCGCGCCTTCGACGCCTTCCTGCGCGCCTTCGAGGCCGGCATCCTGATCCGTGTGACCGGCGACATCATCGCCCTGTCCCCGCCGCTGATCATCACCGAGGCGGAGATCGACGAGCTGATCGGCACGCTGGGCGAGGTGCTGCGGGCCGGTGCCTGAGGCGCCCCGGCGGCCATGGCCCTCAACCCGCCAAGCTGCGGGAACGGCAGGACGACCGGCGCGCTTTGGAAATAACGGACGATCCGGTCATCGCCGATCCTTCTTTCCGGCCCTGCGCCCCGGCGCATTCTCCTCTCCGGCGGCGATGCGGGTGCAGCCACGGCCGGCGTGCTTGGCGGCATAAAGCGCGGCGTCGGCGTCGGCCTCCATCCGTGCCCAGGTGATCCGCTGATAACGGGATGAAATCGCGACTCCCAGGCTGGTCGATACGCGGCTGAGCGTTCCGGCGATCTCCACCGGCGTTTCGATCCGCTGGATGATGCGGCGGCCCATCGCCTCAAGCACGGCGGGATCGCACAAGCCCGGCAGCAGCAGAACGAACTCGTCGCCTCCGGTCCGCGCGACCGTGTCGACCTCGCGGACGATGGCCCGCAGGCTGGCCGCGACCTGCCGCAGCATCTCGTCCCCCGCAGCATGACCCAAGCTGTCGTTCAGGGGCTTGAAATGGTCGAGGTCCATGACGATCAGCGCGAAGTGGTGCGGATCGCTGTGCATGGCCCCTTGCCGCAGCGCCTCGAAGGCCAGTTGCAGGCCGCGGCGATTGTAAAGCCCGGTCAACGGATCGGTGAAAGCCTCGGCTTCGGCGCGGGTCCGGGCGGCGACCAGGCGGCTGTTGGCACGCGACAGTTCCTGCGTCATGGCGCCGTTGGCCTCGTGCAGGAACAGGAACTCCATCGCCAGATCCGACGGGGCGAAATCGCGGTCGGTCAGGTCATGGCGGCGGATGGCATCGACAAGGCCGATGCCCAGCCCGAGGTTCAGCAGCAGCCCACCTCCCGCAATTCCTACCGCACGCCCGCGCAGGATCTGGCCCGGCGAGGACCGGACGCGCAGGAACACCCGCTCGGCCTCGGCCAGCCCGGAAAGCGGGGTCGAGGCGTCGGCGCCGACAGGCTCGAACGCCGCGTCAAAGGTTTCCGCCGCGCCGACGATTCGCCGCAGGGTCGGGCCTGCCGACAGGATCTGCCCATGCGCATCCAGATGCAGGTGCATCGGCATCAGCATCAGCGCAGCCTCTGCCAGCGTCATGCGGCCCCCACGGTCGGATCGCTGATCGAGAAGGGCCGGCCGGCGTTGAAATCGACCACCGGAACATCGACCAAGACCCGCCCGCCTGCCACCTCGATAACCGCGAGCACCCCGTAATCGTCGGCCATGGCATGCAGCATCCCGGCCACGGCATGCAGCCACAAGGGATCGCACGAAGACCGGATCTCCCACCCAGAAGCAGTGGGCATGACCGACAGCACCGGCAGCCTGAGCCGATGGACCACCATCTGGCCGCGCTCCCGTATCTCCTCAAGGCTCATCATGAAGGCGGCGAAGTCGCTGCCGGCGAAACGCAGAAGCCGTCGCATCGGCGCGAGTTGCGCCATCCAGGCGCCCAGATCCTCGGCCAGTTCAGGCGGCGAACGGTCGAGCTGCCCCGCAAGAGCCGCGATCAGCCGGCCGGTGATCTCGGCCTCGGTGCTGTCCATGATCTCGAATCCACACGGATCGACCCCGACCGCCCGTGCCGTCGCCGTCCAGACCGCCTCGCCATAGGTGGCGCGGGCGAATTCCTCGACCGCGCGGTTGACCAGCCCGTGCATCCCACTCTCCTGCCTTCCGGCCAGCTTGCACGGCAGAGTTTAAGATCCGGTAAAGATCAGCGCAGGATGCCCGCGGCAAGCGCCTCGCGGGTGTGGGCGACCGTCGCCTCGGGCCAGCCGGACGCCGCCGCAAAGGCGGCAAGCCGGTCGTCGCTGGCGCAGATGAAGTCCACCAGGGCCGAGGCGAAATCCGTCGACGGCGTGGCCGCAAGGGCCCGCAGGTCGGCCGAATCAAGGCCGGTTTCCGTGCAAAGCGCTTCGACCAGGTCGGGGCATCCGGCAAGATGGCCGAGGATCGATTCGGCAAGGGCGTCAAGGGAACTGCGCGAGATCATGACGCGTCTCATGCCCTTGCGCCGCGCCATCCGCAAGCACGCTATGGTGATGGCGGGGAAGGGAAACGGTTTGTTAATCAGTTCCACGCAGATTGTCCCCACAAGCGCAACCCGCAAGGAGCAGGCATGGAAGGGCAAATCCTGGTGGTCGATGGCACGGCCACGAACCGGATCACGCTCAAGGTGCGTCTTTCCGCGGCATGCTACGACCCCCTGACGGCCCGCACGGGCGCCGAGGCCTTGGCGGTCCTGGCGCGCTGCCGGCCCGGCATCGTGCTGATCGGCGGTCCTCCCGACGACATGGAGCCGGTCGAGCTTTGCGGGCGTATCGCCCGTGCAGAACCGGGCCTTCCCGTGGTGATGATGGTTCCGCAGAACCAGCGCATCGCCGCCCTGAAGGCGGGCGCCGCGGCCGTCCTGGAACTGCCCCTGGATGAAGGTGGCCTGTTCGCGCGCATCCGGGCGCTGATGCGGGATCGGCATCATGCCGTCGCGGCAGTTGCCGTTCCGGGAATGGCCGAGGAACAGCAGGCGTTTCTGCCCGCCCCTGCCACCGCGGCGCGGTCGGTCCTGCTGATCGCGGGTGACACAGGGGTCGCGATGGGATGGCGGCACGCGCTGGCGCCGCGGCTTGCGGCGCAGTTGCGGATCGCCGACCCCGAACGGGCTCTGGCCGAGGCGGCGGTGGGGCTGGTGCCCGACCTTTACCTGATCGCCACGGACATGGCGCAACCCGGCGACGGGCTGCGGCTGCTGTCCGAACTGCGCTCTCGCCGGTCGTCCCGTGACGCGGCTTTCGCGATGGTGCTGGAACCGCAGCGGCGCGACATGATGCCGGTCGCGCTCGACCTTGGAGCGGGGGATGCGCTCTTGTCGACGCTGGTGACGACCGGGATGGCCGACGAGGCGGCGCTGCGGCTGGATGCGCTGATTCGGCGCAAGCTGTCCGCCGATGGACGCCGTGCCGCCGAGGAACGTGAACGCGCGCTTGCCTGGATCGATCCGCTGACCGCCCTGCCGAACCGGCGATACGCACTGCAGCGTTTGGTCGGGCTTTGCAGCCGCGACGCCGGCATCTGCACGATCATCGCCATCGACATTGACCGTTTCAAGGAGGTCAACGACCGCCATGGCCATGCCGCCGGCGATGCCGTTCTGGCCGATGTGGCCGCGCGGCTTGATCGCGCGGTGCCGGCACCCGGCTTCGTCGCCCGCGTCGGCGGAGAGGAATTCCTGGCCATCCTGCCCGACACCTCGAAAACCGAGGCCGCCGCCGTGGCCCGCCGGATGCGCGCCCTCGTGTCCGATGAATGGATACGCCTGCCCGGCCGTGATGAGGGTGTCGCCCTGCGCATCACCATCTCGGCAGGAATTGCAAGCGTCGGCTCGGGTCCGCATGACCCACGCGGCCGCGCGAGGGCGCTGATGGAGCAGGCCGACGACGCGCTGCTGCGGGCCAAGCGCAGCGGCCGGGACCGGCTGATGATCTCGGGGGTCAATGCGGCGGCCTGAGGCGCGGCCGCTGCCTGTCCGCTTGCGGCGACGGTGCTTCTTGCCGGGCCAGCCTCCCGCTGCTAAGGCGTTCGTCATGAACGGGCGCCCGACCATCTGCTGCATTACCGTCTGACACAAGGCCAGGCGGGACGTTCACGCGCGACTTGAACCCCGCCCAAGGGGGAATTCATGGTCCAGATCAAGCTGACCAACACGCGCACTCGTCGCAAGGAGCCATTCGAGCCCATCAATCCTGCCAATGTGCGGATGTATCTCTGCGGACCCACGGTCTATGACCGCGCACATCTGGGCAACGCACGGCCGGTGGTGGTCTTCGACGTACTTTACCGCCTGCTGCGCCATGTCTACGGCGAGGATCACGTCACCTATGTCCGCAACTTCACCGACGTGGACGACAAGATCAACGCGGCGGCGCTGGCCCGCCAGCAGGCCGGCGACCCGCGTCCGCTTGAGGAGCTGATCCGCGAGCGCACCGAAGAGACGATCGGTTGGTATCACGCCGACATGGACGCGCTGGGCGCCCTGCGCCCCGACCACGAGCCGCGGGCGACCGACTATATCCCCCAGATGATCGCGATGATCGAGGCGCTGATCGTCAAGGGCCACGCCTACGCGGCCGAGGGACATGTGCTGTTCGACGTCCGGTCCTTCCCGGCCTATGGCAAGCTTTCCGGGCGGTCGGTCGATGACATGATCGCCGGCGCGCGTGTCGAGGTCGCACCCTTCAAGCGCGATCCGATGGATTTCGTGCTGTGGAAGCCCTCGTCGGATGAGGAGCCGGGCTGGGACAGCCCTTGGGGCCGCGGCCGGCCGGGCTGGCATATCGAGTGCTCGGCCATGTCGGCGGCGCTGTTGGGGGAAAGCTTCGACATCCACGGCGGCGGCATCGACCTGCAGTTTCCCCACCACGAGAACGAGATCGCCCAAAGCTGCTGCGCCCATCCGCAGGAGGACTTCGCCCGCGTCTGGCTGCATAACGAGATGCTGCAGGTCGAGGGGAAGAAGATGTCGAAGTCGCTGGGCAATTTCTTCACCGTGCGGGACCTGCTGGATCAGGGAATACCGGGAGAGGTGATCCGGTATGTCTTCCTGATGACGCATTACCGCAAGCCGATGGACTGGACGATTGAGAAGGTGCGCGAGGCGGAGGCAACGCTGCATCGCTGGCGGGAGATCGTGGCCAGTGTCGAGCCAGCGCAACAACCATCGGAAACGGTTATCTCGGCATTGGCGGATGACCTCGGCACCCCCGCCGCTTTGGCAGCACTGCATGATCTTGCCACACGGCGCGAGGCTGCTGCTCTCAAAGCATCCGCAGTATTCCTTGGATTGCTCGAGAACGATGTTGTTACAGAGGCTATTCCTGAGGAGGCACGTCGCTTGTTTCTCGCCCGCGTGGCGGCTCGCGAACAAGGAGACTACGTGCTCTCCGATGCCCTTCGCGCTTGGCTGAATATTTCCGGGTTCAATGTAGAGGATCGAAAGCCGCACTCTGCCTCTATCCTGCGGAGAGACATACATGCAGAGTTCGAGGGCTGGATGCGATTGGGCCACATGTTGTCCCAAGGGCATTGGCTTGCCCCAAAAGCGCCGGTTACTTCTTTAGGCGCTACACGTGGCGTGGTTTTTGAGGAAGGGTCTGGTGCAGTGCTTCAGGTGGGAACGGGCGTTCCAACCGCTCCAAGTGAGCAGGCATTGTATCTTGCGCTAGACCTGCTCGAGAAACGTGCACAATGACCTCCCGCCTCACCCTCTACGACACCACCCTGCGCGACGGGCAGCAGACCCAGGGCGTGCAGTTCTCGGCCGCCGAGAAGGCCGAGATCGCGCGGATGCTCGACGCGCTCGGGGTGGACTACATCGAGGGCGGCTGGCCGGGCGCGAACCCGACCGACAGCGAGTTCTTCACCTCGGCGCCGGCCACCCGCGCCACCATGACCGCCTTCGGCATGACCAGGCGCGCGGGCCGGTCCGCCGGAAACGACGACGTGCTGGCCGCTGTGCTGGATGCCGGGACGAAGGCGGTGTGCCTCGTCGGCAAGACGCATGATTATCATGTGACCGAGGCGCTGGGCATCCCGCTTGAGGAGAACCTCGCCTGCATCGCGGACTCGATTGCCCATGTCACGGCGCAAGGCCGCGAGGCGATCTTCGATGCCGAGCATTTCTTCGACGGCCATGCGGCGAACCCCGGCTATGCGCTCGACTGCCTGCGCGCGGCGCTGGCCGCAGGCGCCCGCTGGATCGTTCTCTGCGACACCAACGGCGGCACCCTGCCCGACCGCGTGGGCCAGATCACCCGCGCCGTGATCGCCTCGGGCATCCCCGGCGACCGCCTCGGCATCCACGCCCATGACGACACCGGCAATGCCGTCGCCTGCTCGCTGGCCGCGATCGCGGCAGGCGCGCGGCAGGTGCAGGGAACGCTGAACGGCCTCGGCGAGCGCTGCGGCAACGCCAGCCTCACCAGCCTGATCCCGACGCTGCTGCTGAAGGAACCGTTCCGCTCGACCCTGACCACCGGCGTCACGCCCGAGGCGCTGGCCAGCCTCACCCGCATCTCGCGCCGGCTGGACGAGATCCTGAACCGCTCGCCCCTGCGCGCCGCGCCTTACGTCGGCGCCTCGGCCTTTGCCCACAAGGCCGGGCTGCACGCCAGCGCGATCCTGAAGGCGCCGCAGACCTATGAGCATGTGGCCCCCGCGACCGTGGGGAACGAGCGCGTCATCCCGATGTCGAACCAGGCCGGCCAGTCGAACCTGCGCGCCCGCCTTGCCGGCGCGGGGATCGAGGTGCAGCCCGGCGACCCGGCGCTGTCGCGCATCCTTGCTGCGGTAAAGGACCGCGAGGACCAGGGCTACGCCTACGACTCGGCCCAGGCCTCGTTCGAGCTGCTGGCGCGAGAGGAACTCGGCGCCCTGCCCTCGTTCTTCGAGATCGAGCGTTACCGTGTCACCGTCGAGCGTCGTCTGAACGCCATCGGCCGCCGCATCTCGGTCAGCGAGGCGGTGGTGGTGGCGCAGGTCGGCGGCCAGCGGGTGATGTCGGCCAGCGACAGCATCGGCGCGAATGGCGAGGACGCGGGCCCGGTCAACGCGCTGTGGCGCGCGATCGGCAAGGACCTCGGGCCATGGCAGGGCTCCATCGACGAGATGACGCTGGCCGACTTCCGGGTGCGGATCATCGGCGCAGGCACCGACGCGGTGACGCGCGTCATCATCGACTTCACCGATGGGCAGGGCGCGGCATGGTCCACCGTGGGGGTGTCCCCCAACATCGTAGACGCCAGCTTCGAGGCGCTGGTCGATGCGATCCGCTGGAAGCTGATCCGCGACGGCGCCGCATGAGCGCCAAGCCCTCCCCCCCGGTGGCCTTGCTGGCCGAGCGGCTGCGGCGCGAGGACCCCGACCGCTTCGCCATGGCGATGCTGGCGCCTGCAGAGGCCCAGGCGCGGCTGGTCACGCTTTATGCCCTGAACGCCGAGCTTGCCCGCACGGCACTCGCCGCCCGCGACCCGCTGATCGCCGGGATGCGGGTGCAATGGTGGGTGGACCGGCTCGAGGCGCTGCACGAGGTCCCGCCCCCGCACGAGCTTCTGTCGCCGCTCTGGTCCGCATGGGGCAGCAAGGCGGCCGGTTTCGCCGGCCTTGCCGAAGCGCGCAGGCATGACGCGGCACGAGAGCCCTTTCAGGACACGGCCGCCGTGGTGGCCTATGCCGACGCGACCGGAGGCGCGCTGATGTCGCATGCCGCCCGGACGCTGGGCGCCCCGGATGTGCCCGCCCTGCAGGCCCAGGGCCGGGGCACGGCGCTGACCGCCTGGCTGCGCGCCGAACCCGCGCTGCAGCCGCTTGGCCTCGGCCTTTTCTGCGCGGATCCGCAAGGGCTGGCTGCCTTGGCGCGCATCGCCGTGGAAGCGTTCGGCAAGGCCGCCGAGACCCGCCGCACCCTGCCCCGCGCCGCGGCCCCGGCGCTGTTTCCGGGTCCATCGCCGCTGCGCTTCCTTGACGCGCTGATCCTGAACCGGACGCCGCCTGGTCCGTCCGATTTCACCCGTCGTGCCGCATTGGCCCGGCTTGCCCTCACCGGACGCTGGTGGGTCTGATCAGCGGCCCGGTTCCGGGTGGTCATGCGGCCTTA contains:
- a CDS encoding aspartate aminotransferase family protein: MALDRKPAPNDLNAFWMPFTANRQFKQAPRMLVAAKDMHYTAADGRQVLDGTAGLWCCNAGHTRPRITQAISDMAGTLDYAPAFQMGHPTAFELANRLVDIAPEGMEHVFYTNSGSEAVDTALKIALAYHRARGEGSRTRLIGRERGYHGVGFGGISVGGIVNNRRVFGSLLAGVDHLPHTHLPENRMTRGQPEHGAHLADELERIVALHGADTIAAVIVEPMAGSTGVLLPPRGYLERLREITRKHGILLIFDEVITGFGRLGSPFAAQHFGVVPDMITCAKGLTNGVIPMGAVLTSGSIHDAFMQGPEHVIELFHGYTYSGNPIASAAAIATLETYAEDGLLTRAASLEAYWEQALHGLADHPHVVDIRNMGLIGAVELAPVEGQPGKRAFDAFLRAFEAGILIRVTGDIIALSPPLIITEAEIDELIGTLGEVLRAGA
- a CDS encoding diguanylate cyclase produces the protein MTLAEAALMLMPMHLHLDAHGQILSAGPTLRRIVGAAETFDAAFEPVGADASTPLSGLAEAERVFLRVRSSPGQILRGRAVGIAGGGLLLNLGLGIGLVDAIRRHDLTDRDFAPSDLAMEFLFLHEANGAMTQELSRANSRLVAARTRAEAEAFTDPLTGLYNRRGLQLAFEALRQGAMHSDPHHFALIVMDLDHFKPLNDSLGHAAGDEMLRQVAASLRAIVREVDTVARTGGDEFVLLLPGLCDPAVLEAMGRRIIQRIETPVEIAGTLSRVSTSLGVAISSRYQRITWARMEADADAALYAAKHAGRGCTRIAAGEENAPGRRAGKKDRR
- a CDS encoding heme NO-binding domain-containing protein; its protein translation is MHGLVNRAVEEFARATYGEAVWTATARAVGVDPCGFEIMDSTEAEITGRLIAALAGQLDRSPPELAEDLGAWMAQLAPMRRLLRFAGSDFAAFMMSLEEIRERGQMVVHRLRLPVLSVMPTASGWEIRSSCDPLWLHAVAGMLHAMADDYGVLAVIEVAGGRVLVDVPVVDFNAGRPFSISDPTVGAA
- a CDS encoding DUF3572 family protein, whose protein sequence is MRRVMISRSSLDALAESILGHLAGCPDLVEALCTETGLDSADLRALAATPSTDFASALVDFICASDDRLAAFAAASGWPEATVAHTREALAAGILR
- a CDS encoding diguanylate cyclase, whose amino-acid sequence is MEGQILVVDGTATNRITLKVRLSAACYDPLTARTGAEALAVLARCRPGIVLIGGPPDDMEPVELCGRIARAEPGLPVVMMVPQNQRIAALKAGAAAVLELPLDEGGLFARIRALMRDRHHAVAAVAVPGMAEEQQAFLPAPATAARSVLLIAGDTGVAMGWRHALAPRLAAQLRIADPERALAEAAVGLVPDLYLIATDMAQPGDGLRLLSELRSRRSSRDAAFAMVLEPQRRDMMPVALDLGAGDALLSTLVTTGMADEAALRLDALIRRKLSADGRRAAEERERALAWIDPLTALPNRRYALQRLVGLCSRDAGICTIIAIDIDRFKEVNDRHGHAAGDAVLADVAARLDRAVPAPGFVARVGGEEFLAILPDTSKTEAAAVARRMRALVSDEWIRLPGRDEGVALRITISAGIASVGSGPHDPRGRARALMEQADDALLRAKRSGRDRLMISGVNAAA
- the cysS gene encoding cysteine--tRNA ligase, translating into MVQIKLTNTRTRRKEPFEPINPANVRMYLCGPTVYDRAHLGNARPVVVFDVLYRLLRHVYGEDHVTYVRNFTDVDDKINAAALARQQAGDPRPLEELIRERTEETIGWYHADMDALGALRPDHEPRATDYIPQMIAMIEALIVKGHAYAAEGHVLFDVRSFPAYGKLSGRSVDDMIAGARVEVAPFKRDPMDFVLWKPSSDEEPGWDSPWGRGRPGWHIECSAMSAALLGESFDIHGGGIDLQFPHHENEIAQSCCAHPQEDFARVWLHNEMLQVEGKKMSKSLGNFFTVRDLLDQGIPGEVIRYVFLMTHYRKPMDWTIEKVREAEATLHRWREIVASVEPAQQPSETVISALADDLGTPAALAALHDLATRREAAALKASAVFLGLLENDVVTEAIPEEARRLFLARVAAREQGDYVLSDALRAWLNISGFNVEDRKPHSASILRRDIHAEFEGWMRLGHMLSQGHWLAPKAPVTSLGATRGVVFEEGSGAVLQVGTGVPTAPSEQALYLALDLLEKRAQ
- the cimA gene encoding citramalate synthase, which encodes MTSRLTLYDTTLRDGQQTQGVQFSAAEKAEIARMLDALGVDYIEGGWPGANPTDSEFFTSAPATRATMTAFGMTRRAGRSAGNDDVLAAVLDAGTKAVCLVGKTHDYHVTEALGIPLEENLACIADSIAHVTAQGREAIFDAEHFFDGHAANPGYALDCLRAALAAGARWIVLCDTNGGTLPDRVGQITRAVIASGIPGDRLGIHAHDDTGNAVACSLAAIAAGARQVQGTLNGLGERCGNASLTSLIPTLLLKEPFRSTLTTGVTPEALASLTRISRRLDEILNRSPLRAAPYVGASAFAHKAGLHASAILKAPQTYEHVAPATVGNERVIPMSNQAGQSNLRARLAGAGIEVQPGDPALSRILAAVKDREDQGYAYDSAQASFELLAREELGALPSFFEIERYRVTVERRLNAIGRRISVSEAVVVAQVGGQRVMSASDSIGANGEDAGPVNALWRAIGKDLGPWQGSIDEMTLADFRVRIIGAGTDAVTRVIIDFTDGQGAAWSTVGVSPNIVDASFEALVDAIRWKLIRDGAA
- a CDS encoding squalene/phytoene synthase family protein, translated to MSAKPSPPVALLAERLRREDPDRFAMAMLAPAEAQARLVTLYALNAELARTALAARDPLIAGMRVQWWVDRLEALHEVPPPHELLSPLWSAWGSKAAGFAGLAEARRHDAAREPFQDTAAVVAYADATGGALMSHAARTLGAPDVPALQAQGRGTALTAWLRAEPALQPLGLGLFCADPQGLAALARIAVEAFGKAAETRRTLPRAAAPALFPGPSPLRFLDALILNRTPPGPSDFTRRAALARLALTGRWWV